From the Cololabis saira isolate AMF1-May2022 chromosome 13, fColSai1.1, whole genome shotgun sequence genome, the window GGCCACTGTTCCGCTGTGTTTCTGTTCCACAGCTGACAGCAGGTCATGTGACTGGTAGTGGGGTCATGTGACATGTGGTCTAAAGTTATCCCCCGGGTCTGAGGTCAGATTTCAGCAGCGAGGACGCAGCATGGAGGACTGCAGCGCTGCAACAAGGTGAGGACAAATACTTTTAATACCCTCAGACTACTTTTATGTCCATTCAGAATACTTACCTGCCACCTAGAGTACTTCAACTCCCACCCAGAGTACTTTATCCACCACCTAGAGTACTTTATCCAGCACCTAGAGTACTTTATCCACCACCTAGAGTACTTCAACTCCCACCCAGAGTACTTTATCCACCACCTAGAGTACTTTATCCAGCACCTAGAGTACTTTATCCACCACCTAGAGTACTTCAACTCCCACCCAGAGTACTTTATCCACCACCTAGAGTACTTTATCCACCACCCAGAGTACTTTATCCACCACCTAGAGTACTTCAACTGCCATCTAGAGTACTTTATCCACCACCTAGAGTACTTCAACTGCCATCTAGAGTACTTTATCCACCACCAGAGTAATTTTACAGCAACCTAGAGTACTTTATCCACCACTAAAAGTACTTCAATTGCCACCTATAGTACTTTATCCACCACCTAGAGTACTTTATCCACCACTAAAAATACTTCAATTGCCACCCAGAGTACTTTATCCACCACCTAGAGTACTTTATCCAACACCCAGAGTACTTTATCCACCACTAAGAGTACTTCAATTGCCACCTAGAGTACTTTATCCACCACTAAAAATACTTCAATTGCCACAGAGAGTACTTTATCCAACACCTATAGTACTTTATCCAACACCTTTAGTACTTTATCCACCACCCAGAGTACTTTATCCACCACCCAGAGTACTTTATCCACCACAGAGAGTACTTTATCCAACACTAAAAGTACTTCAATTGCCACCTAGAGTACTTCATCCACCACAGAGTACTTTATCCAACACCTATAGTACTTTATCCACCACCTATAGTATTTTATCCAACACCTAGAGTACTTTATCCAGCACCTAGAGTACTTTATCCAACACCTAGAGTACTTTATCCACCACTAAGAGTACTTCAATTGCCACCTATAGTACTTTATCCACCACAGAGAGTACTTTATCCAACACCTTTAGTACTTTATCCAGCACCTAGAGTACTTTATCCAGCACCTAGAGTACTTTATCCAACACCTTTAGTACTTTATCCACCACTAAGAGTACTTCAATTGCCACCTATAGTACTTTATCCACCACAGAGAGTACTTTATCCAACACCTTTAGTACTTTATCCACCACCTAGAGTACTTTATCCAACACCTTTAGTACTTTATCCACCACCCAGAGTACTTTATCCACCACCCAGAGTACTTTATCCACCACCTATAGTACTTTATCCACCACCTATAGTATTTTATCCAACACCTTTAGTACTTTATCCACCACTAAGAGTACTTCAATTGCCACCCAGAGTACTTTATCCACCACCTAGAGTACTTTTGCTACCCCCCAATAATTAACATCTATGCAGATGTACTTTTACATCCATTTGAAGTACTTAATTTACTCGTGTGGGATGTTATTTGTCACTATATTGCAACTTTAAAAAGTACATTCCAATGTGAGCGCTGATCTGTGATGGATGCTGTCCCCCAGGATGAGCGGTGGATGAGCGGTGGGGGAGTGCAGCTGCAGCTCGGAGCCCGTACCTGGCTGCTGTGACATCACTGGCTGGCAGGAAGTGGCCGTCCGGTCGGGCATGGCGGTTTACAGCTCTGTGAGCTCCATCAAAGCTTTGTGGGAGACCCGGATTAGGAAAAGGAGGGACGAGGACGAGGAAGCGCAGAGGAGGACAGAGAGGGGCGGGGCCACAGGCAGGTCAGACTCCTCCCACTCACATCAGGACCCTTGTAGAGGTCACCTGGAGACGATCAGTCCCCTCCTGCTGTCAGGGTACCGACCTGAACAACAGTCCACACTCCTGGACCACTGGTCCTACAATGAGCCATCTGACACCAGAGGTTGTTACGATCAGGATCATAGAGACAGACCCCTGCTGAGTAAAACACCAGTGTTGATGGAGGTTCCAGCCCTTTAAGATGATCCATCTGGATCTGAagtactacggaagagtattagggccagacaggagaaaaattaaaatagtattttagaggaggaagatttttttttgattatgcacttcgagaaaaaagtcgaaattttgagaaaaaagttgaaatgtcgagaataatgttgaagtacaatttcgagaaaaacgttgaaatagTTCAGAATACAAAaattggctttacgatattgatttgaaacacatatcacacatatgcagttgcataacttcataaacgtacccttaacgttacactccaaggatgtaagttagttagttagttacggctgctgctgcatagctgtcagtcgctctgctaactggatttgatgggccacaggagacatttccactttattcaaaaaattgtatttcaactttattctcgaaatttcgactttacggagcatgcgcagaaaacaaattcatgttccgtttgatcgggatatcccgttaggcgtttacatgaccgaatattcgggttataaaaggagtaacccaggggttatattcgggtttttaaaaaccatattatgagcaaattcgggttattcaaaggggttattcgtgtttacatggccatgcaaaaccggattattgccaatattcgggttttaaaagggttattgactgcagtCATTGCTTCACGAGTCCCAGAATGTAGTCTCAGTCCTCAGTCCCTTGTGGCTTGGTTACTGGTCCCAGCaagggtcctggttctggtctgtgTCCATTTCCTGTTACTATCCATTGTCTTGGTCCTGGTTTAGATCCATCAGTTTTCTAACTGGTCTTCtatttagggctggggatcaattaaaatgtcaagaatcgattcgattccgattcttaagattcagaatcgattatcaagatttgatttgattccgatattgatttgggttagtgttattaaaactgttttttcagctgttgcatgaatgatatgattatgtagttatgcaacatattaatattagcattatattgagattcaacagcaagtattggcagctaatgatgctgtaaggaccaatcagctcccagaatgctgatagaactgctttcagaaacatcatgtgggtcagaattaccaaacagatccagggcagcaaacggaTATGAATATGAAAAGCTTTAATGTCCCCGAAGGGCAATTTGGTTTGCAACCACAGgacaacatacatatatatcccacttcaaacacacaatacaataaataaataaatataataaaaacagtcaTCACATCACATTGTTCCCCCTATAGGCTGTTTAAAAACTTTACCGCAGATGGGATAAATGACCTGAGGTACCTGTTTGTTTTGGCCCTACAAGGAAAAGTGTACCTTCTCTTGGAAGggagaagctgaaactcagcatgaagAGGATGGTGAGGGTTCGCCAGAATGGCCTTTGCCCTCCGAGTGGCTCTGGCTTGATAAATGTGATCCAGATCATTCAAGCTAATGCCAATTGTTTTCTGGCAGAGTTTGACCACATTCCTcagcttgtttttatttaaaatgctgAGGTTACCAAACCAGCAGATCAAAGCAAAAGTTAAAATAGACTCaataaaagatgaataaaacattttaagaagCTTCTTATCGACGTTAAAACACCTCAGTTTTCTCAGATAAAACAATCTTTGATTTGCCTTCCTACAGATAGCGTCTGAGTTGATTCCAAAAGACAGTTTGTTGTCCACGATGGTGCCTAAATACTTGTACTGGCTGACAACTTCCACTGCTGTGCCTTTAAGAAAGGTTTGAGTTGTGACAGGTGGATTCTTCCGAAAATCAAGAATCATGTCCTTTGTTTTTGACACATTGAGTTGCAGGTAGGAGTTATCACACCATCTAGCAAAATAATCAAGGACAGGTCCATGGCCCACCTCCTGATCCTGCAAGAGGCTGACAATCACAGAGTCATCAGCAAATTTGATTATAAACCTTGACTCGAACATGCTCTTACAATCATTGGTGTAGAGCATGAACAGTAGAGGTGACAGGACACACCCCTGGGGCGAGCCTGTGGAACACAGCAGAGAATCAGACAGGGTTTCATTGACACGAGTTCTCTGCGGCCTCATAGTCAGAAAGTCGACTAACCAACATATGGTTCCCAAATCAATGCTGGGTATTTTTGACAGCCTTTGAGCAAGAATATGAGGCTGCATGCAGTTAAAAGCTGATGAAAAATCAGCAAAGCATAGGCGTGCATGTGTTTTCCTACCCTCCAGGTGCCTGACAACAAAATTCAACAGTGTTGCCACAGCATCCTCCACCCCTTTCCTGGGTTGATAGGCAAATTGGAGTGGATCAAGAATTATCTGTGTCACAGAGAGCAAGCTTTTTTTCACCATGCGCTCAAAACTCTTCATCACCACTGAGGTGAGGGCCACAGGACGATAATCATTCAGTGTCTTTGGTGATGATACCTTCGCCACTGGGACAATAATGGACTCTTTCCATAATGAGGGGACTTTATTCAGTGACAAGGACCACTGAAAGATATATGTGAAGATACCACTTAAGAATGGGGCACAGCATTTAAGTAGTCGACCACTGATACCATCAGGCCCATGACTTTTCTTAGCGTTGGTCTTTTCAAAGGTGCTCCAGACAGTGGTTTCATCTATCTGAATCTGACTGCTTACTGGAGCAGCCCTGAATACAGACAGTTCATCAGAAAAATCATTTGAGTCAAATCTCAGATAGAACTGATTTAGTTCTTTTGCCAGGGTAAGATCAGATTTATCAGCATAagacactctttttttcttatcctGGATTCCCACCATAGACTTGATTCCTTTCCAAGCAGAGCGAGAATCACCACTCCTCAGTTCATCTTGTACCTTGTTCTTGTACTTCATTTTGGCAAGCCTAATTTCACTTCTGACCAACCTTTGGGCTTCCCTTTGTTCTGCGATGTCTCCCTGATGATAAGCTATTTTTTTCCTATTAAGGGCATTTTTGAGGGATTTACTAACCCAAGGCTTATTATTTGGATAGATTGTAATTGTCTTTCTAGGGATAATCATCTCCTCACAAAAAGTAATGTAGCTCACCACAGTATGGGTCAGCTCATCTAAGCTGGTACAAGTGTCTTTAAAAACATCCCAGTTTGTATTATGCAAGCAACCATTCAGTTCACGAACAGCATCCTCTGTCCACAAAGCAACCTCTTTGCGCTCAACTTTGCCCCTCTTAAGAACTGGCTGGTAAACTGGAGCAAGCAGGACACAGTTGTGGTCAGAAGAGCCAAGTGGAGCAAGTAGAAAAGATTTATAGGCCCCCTTTATAGTGCCATAGCACAAATCCAGTGTTTTACCATGTCGTGTTGAACATTTAACATactggtacagatgcccaagatGCTGACTCAGGCTGCAAGTGTTAAAATCACCAAGGATAAAATGTGGGGCATCAGGACAAATACTTTGCAATCTGTGCACAAGTTTAGCAATGGTGGATGCTGCTTCTGCCATGTTAGCTCTGGGATGTATATACACCACTGTTAAGAACACCTGTGGAATTTCCCGTGGCAGATAAAATGGTCGCAGTGAGACAGATAAGAGTTCAATGTGGGGACTACATACAGATTCTCTTATTTGGATAGTCTTGCACCAGCGAGAATTAACATACAAGCACACGCCCCCTCCCAGTGATTTGCCGGAGATCTGTGTGTCACGATCAAGCCTATACGGCTGACCAAAACCGTCAATTTCAAAATCCTTATTCTGATCATAATCTTTAAGCCAAGTCTCAGTTAGAGCGATCACACAGGCGTTCTTATAGTCTGTGATATGCTTCACATTCGCCTGAAGTTCATCCACTTTATTCCTCAAGGACCGCACGTTACCCAAGATGATCGAGGGAAGTGGTAAGCGGCGGAGTCCGAGTCTCCGCAGCCGCTGACGGACGCCTCCTCTCCGGCCTCGCTTCCTCGTTCGTACCGCTGTCACGCGCTGACAGGCTCCGGGTCTGTGGAGCGTTGTTTGCCTCGCTGCTGCCGATGTCAGCCTGTCCGGGCAAAAATCTCCATTCTGGTTCCTCCGGATCTCTGGCGGAATGCCATCAAGTGAGATCGACACCACTGAACTATTGCAGTGGATGAGAAAATCACGGCTGTAACTGAGCCTGTAAGATCGGTTGCTCTCTTGGAAATTGACAGCCAAGGCAGCCATGGCAGACAGGTTCAGGAGAAAAACACCCATCAAATAATCCATgatgagaaataaaaaataatccatgatgaaaatttaaaaaaaataaagcagccAGTATTACAAATAAACAGGCTGTTCAACTTTCCCACGTAAAACACTCAATCACTCTCACACACTGCAGCTGCATGTCGCCATGTCCAGCGCCATATGTTTCCCGATCCGAACACTCGAGCTCTGTTGGTCCTCATGAAATCGCCGTATGAAACGTATGacgtatgaaatcgcttttattttttcccacattccgtttaaattttttccattttcgtactatttcagtttaaaatttttgataatgtggtttttagcattttatgcaaatgtaaccccaagacagtatattaagtaatgaaatatagacaatttatgcaattataactgaaaaccttttcgtttttcgttttgttttcatacctttaaacatatttaaaaccaaaaacatggcaccagttattcttgtgtccagcaaaacattccttttttgggcataaacgaAAAAATACcagaagttgtaatgtaatgatggaaaaaataaatcgatctttagacatacgaatcgatttagaatcggaaaatttatttttcaacacaggcctacttctGTTGCAGGTCCAGACTCTCTGTGGGAGTCTGGGAGGACCGGGCAACTTTGGCCCGACTGAGGGAGAAACTCCAGACGGAAGACGGGCGACTGATCCTGCGGATCGAGAAGGAGGAGTGGAAGGTACTGGACGAATAGCTTGTTTACCTGATCCAGGTCAGGTCCAGACTCGGGGAGTAACATGCTCCTGATTTCCCAGTCTTTGCCAGGATGTTTGGTTCAGCTCAGTCAAGTCCAGGAGTGGCAGATCCACCGGACTGGACTGCTGAAGATCCCTCACTTCATCTCCAGCTTTGAGAGtctcctggtcctggatctgtccCGGAACGCCATCACTGAGGTCCCCAAACAGATCGGTGAGAACCCTCCTCTAGCTTTCTCAGGACAATTCAGATATTTCCAACCGGTTTGGCATAAACCGGTTCCGGCTGAAAGAACCACTGCGTATTGAGACTTTTTggtgtcctggttctggtctcagGAAAACTAATCCGGCTCAAAGAACTGCTGCTCAGCTACAACAGAATCCAGCATGTCCCTGAAGACTTGAGCGGGTGCGAGAGTCTGGAGAGACTGGAACTGGCCATGAACCGAGACCTGAGCCAGCTCCCGGACCAGGTACCGACCCACtgcacgctttttttttttacaacataatctttatttggttttcaaaatccTTCCAATGATACACAAAAACAAGAGTGCTCTTACATTAAAGGAAACATCAAGGGCGGCTGAATTATTGTCCAGCATTCGAATCATACAAGTCAGGTGGTTATGAGATATCATCAAGCAACACTCAGTTTAGTATTAtatgagaaaaggaaagagaaaaaagaaagaaaccccaaacaaaacaagaaagtaacaacaatcaaaacaactagtttctctatttttcaagGGTTAGCCCAAATTATTTCACCGTTGTGCATAGTTCAGAAATACAAACTCAAATGTACAATTCAGACAGAATAAAGAAATCGAGTATCAAaagaaaggaaattattttagaCTGCAGAGGATCACTAGTAGCTACGCCTCATCCACCCCTCTCCCCACACCGCTTATCCACACTCACCATATATTCCATAAAAGGACCCCAAATGTTTTGAAATaatgatagtttttttttatcccgttttttcccccattttatcacccagtgctcctacctagacagtcctgggcattgccatcctctaccaaccccgggagggccctgcactgagctcaggtctcctccttaacctgaggagtgagcaggccgcatcttttcaccagacagggtggggtttctctggccggacgtagcgcgtggaaggatcacgttattccggccagatcctccccaccccatctggcgccccggttggccagagggggcatgtgtagcccaggactgctgcatatttttgtgagagtagctcACATTTCTACCCAAgagaacacggggagaacatgcaaactccacacagaaaggccctttcgccaactccacccagggtgtgggcgctgaagtcatgggggaacttacgGCTGCACTAcacagctgcgccaccgtgccccgaAATAATGATAGTTTGCCCTTTATAATGTAAGTAATCTTTTCCATAGGTAAAGTTGGAGACATTTCCTTAATCCAGTTAATGAATTTTGGTTTACTGGTACTCTTCCATGAGAGTGCTATGACTCTTTTTGCAAGCAGTAAACACAAATCCAGGGCAGTGATTATTTTTCTAGACATATGTCTATCAGGATATAAACCCAGGATAAACAGTTTAGGGAAGGACGTCCCCTTCTCCTCTCCGCACCCGATACACAGGTCAGGGATGGCACCATTATACTTATTGAGCTTTTCCGGCGTTACATATGTCCCCATTAGCCAGTTATATTGCAGTACTTTGAGACGTGCCCACTGCACTTTCTGAAACCGTTTCTGACCCGCACCTCGGGCAGGCAATATCTGCTACTTAACTGGCTCAAGAACCAGGACTTGACCAGCCTAATGACTCCTTGAAAAAGTCCTGAACTGAGTTTAAACTCGGTTTCCTACACATGAACCAAACCTGGGAATCAGTATCAAAGACGGCATCTAGACCAGGATCAGAATCAGTTAGCTCATAACCCAGGTATGGACCAGTCCAGAGCAGATCAGGGCCTGAACCAGGGGTTGCTacttttcagaaatagaaataagggacgccccgatttcagcagcacagacgccaaaaaaaagggacatccccaaaacttctaaactgcatagaaatgtatttattttatatgaaaataccaaatgctttgatttaaagtttaaactgcTTTAATTACGGAAcaatattagggccaggcaggagaaaaatattattatttttttcattatgcacttcgagaaaaaagacgaaatttcgactttattcacgaaatttcaactttattcttgaaattgtatttcaacattaatctcgacatttcaacttttttctcaacatttcgacttttttctcgaagtgcacaataaaaaaaactcttgccctctcaaatattatttcttctgcatggccctaataatcttccgtactttaatagcatttaacttgcatgactgtacagacatgcaaccatactagcaactgaaatagcctcctattctatgtacgtccacatcagcccagatgtagaatatagctacaggtgaaggtcggaaaattagaatatggtgtaaaagttcatttatttctataattcaacttaaaaggtgaaattaatatattacatagtctcattacatgcaaagcaagatattttaaacctttatttgttataattttgatgattgaattgtttattgttttcataaaatattcacattttttgagattttttattggGAGTTTTCttaactgtgagccataatcaccaaaataataacaaataaagacttgaaatatctcactttgaatgtagtgggaaataatatatttgtttcacctttagttgaatttactacgaatgaagttttgcaatatattcaaattttccgaccgtcacctgtatattataacatcaataaataagagcataatatatgtccgtattggttcaatacggaacgcaacttttaattcccaattacgtaacaattccgtatttcaagggacgggtggcgaccctacctgaacctggacctggagatGTTGCTGATTAGTGATCCTCtttgctgtactctactgcccttattttttaacaacttgtacttttacctcttttcttatcattttatttgttatttaagcgtactcttaaattaaaaacagcgcaaagttatggataagccc encodes:
- the lrrc39 gene encoding leucine-rich repeat-containing protein 39, translating into MAVYSSVSSIKALWETRIRKRRDEDEEAQRRTERGGATGRSRLSVGVWEDRATLARLREKLQTEDGRLILRIEKEEWKSLPGCLVQLSQVQEWQIHRTGLLKIPHFISSFESLLVLDLSRNAITEVPKQIGKLIRLKELLLSYNRIQHVPEDLSGCESLERLELAMNRDLSQLPDQFRNLQRLQRLDLSMNDFSVLPDCVVALPALEWLDMGGNRLQHLPEDIHRMETLHTLWLQRNELEKLPENISRMLSLDTLVLSNNRLRDIPPLMEDMSKLRFVNFRDNPLTLDVALPEETTPAEEDEDDREMFGREFMHMYIQEARKRAYAVLNVHRVNQTNEDPSL